From a single Sphingobium lignivorans genomic region:
- a CDS encoding Ppx/GppA phosphatase family protein: MAQKATSVPRTGSWSRPPGPPSGKDSSGDAMSRIMPRGNLAALDLGTNNCRLLIARPEGDRFVVVDAFSRIVRLGEGLGATGRLSDAAIDRTISALSVCADKLRRRRVVLARSVATEACRQAANGAEFVARVAAETGIMLDIISAQEEARLAVLGCQSLLESGEGPAMIFDIGGGSTELVLLEDGPDGPRIVDWLSAPLGVVSLAEAVPGHVSDPAERAAAYGRMTALMREAFAGFAARLPKDRPVRLLGTSGTVTTLASVHLGLPRYDRQAVDGLVVPAEAMRDIARRLSGMSMAERVALPCIGEERADLVVAGCAILESIMDIWPAERLGVADRGIREGILRALLDSGSRRKLG, translated from the coding sequence ATGGCACAGAAGGCCACATCCGTGCCGCGCACGGGTTCCTGGTCGAGGCCGCCGGGTCCGCCCAGCGGCAAGGACAGCAGCGGCGACGCGATGTCGCGAATCATGCCGCGCGGCAATCTCGCCGCGCTCGACCTTGGCACCAACAATTGCCGCCTGCTGATCGCCCGGCCCGAGGGCGACCGATTCGTCGTGGTCGACGCCTTCTCGCGGATCGTGCGGCTGGGCGAAGGGCTGGGCGCCACCGGCCGGCTCTCCGACGCCGCGATCGACCGCACGATCTCCGCCCTCTCGGTGTGCGCGGACAAGCTGCGCCGGCGCCGTGTCGTGCTGGCGCGCTCCGTCGCGACGGAAGCCTGCCGTCAGGCGGCCAATGGCGCGGAATTCGTGGCGCGCGTCGCGGCCGAGACCGGCATCATGCTGGACATCATTTCCGCACAGGAGGAAGCGCGGCTCGCGGTGCTGGGCTGCCAGTCCCTGCTCGAATCGGGCGAGGGGCCGGCGATGATCTTCGATATCGGCGGCGGCTCGACGGAGCTGGTGCTGCTGGAGGACGGTCCGGACGGTCCCCGCATCGTCGACTGGCTGAGCGCGCCGCTCGGCGTGGTCTCGCTGGCCGAGGCTGTGCCCGGCCATGTCAGCGATCCGGCCGAGCGTGCCGCCGCTTACGGCCGGATGACCGCGCTGATGCGGGAGGCATTCGCCGGGTTCGCCGCGCGTCTGCCGAAAGACCGGCCGGTGCGGCTGCTCGGCACGTCAGGCACCGTCACGACGCTGGCGAGCGTGCATCTCGGCCTGCCGCGCTATGACCGCCAGGCGGTGGACGGGCTGGTCGTGCCGGCCGAGGCCATGCGCGACATCGCCCGGCGCCTCTCCGGCATGAGCATGGCCGAGCGGGTGGCGCTGCCCTGCATCGGCGAGGAGCGGGCCGATCTGGTCGTGGCAGGCTGCGCTATTCTGGAGAGCATCATGGACATCTGGCCCGCCGAACGGCTCGGCGTCGCCGATCGCGGCATTCGCGAAGGCATATTGCGGGCGCTGCTCGACAGCGGCTCGCGGCGGAAGCTCGGCTGA
- a CDS encoding RlmE family RNA methyltransferase, whose amino-acid sequence MARGDKPIGTRVRTARGRTAQSTRWLSRQLNDPYVKRAKAEGYRSRAAYKLIELDEKFGLLKGVRHVVDLGVAPGGWAQVVRKKVPQAAIVGIDLLPVEPIAGVTLLQMDFMADEAPGRLIAELGSAPDLVMSDMAANTVGHQQTDHLRTMGLVEAAADFAMRTLKPGGAFVSKVFAGGTDDALLRQLKAAFRTVKHAKPPSSRKGSVEWFVVAQGFKGQPQGSAPADDLSGEN is encoded by the coding sequence ATGGCGCGGGGAGACAAGCCCATCGGCACGCGGGTGCGCACCGCGCGCGGCCGCACCGCCCAATCCACGCGCTGGCTCTCCCGCCAGCTCAACGATCCCTATGTGAAGCGCGCCAAGGCGGAAGGCTATCGCAGCCGGGCGGCCTACAAGCTGATCGAGCTGGACGAGAAATTCGGCCTGCTGAAGGGCGTGCGCCATGTCGTGGACCTGGGCGTCGCGCCCGGCGGCTGGGCGCAAGTGGTGCGCAAGAAGGTGCCGCAGGCGGCCATCGTGGGCATCGATCTCCTGCCCGTCGAGCCGATCGCCGGCGTCACGCTGCTGCAGATGGACTTCATGGCGGACGAGGCGCCCGGGCGGCTGATCGCGGAGCTGGGCAGCGCGCCCGATCTCGTCATGTCGGACATGGCCGCGAACACGGTCGGCCACCAGCAGACCGATCATCTGCGCACCATGGGGCTGGTCGAGGCGGCAGCGGACTTCGCGATGCGGACCCTGAAGCCGGGCGGCGCCTTCGTCTCCAAGGTATTCGCCGGCGGCACGGACGATGCGCTGCTGCGTCAGCTCAAGGCTGCTTTCCGCACGGTCAAGCATGCCAAGCCGCCGTCGAGCCGCAAGGGGTCCGTCGAGTGGTTCGTCGTCGCGCAGGGCTTCAAGGGCCAGCCGCAAGGCAGCGCTCCGGCGGACGATCTCTCCGGGGAAAACTGA